The Aeoliella mucimassa genome includes the window CGCTGAGTGAACCGCTGCGTGATGATCGAGCGGTCTTCCCATTCAATCGGACCATGCCCTAGCGTCGCGCTACCGAGGTCATGGCGGTGTGGCTCGGTGCTCTTGCCATCGTAGCAAAGCGGCAACACTCGTGGGCCAAGGCCTTCGAAATTGGTGAGCGAGGCATCGAACCCGTATTCGGTAACGAGCGGGGCCTCCGCCACATCGCGCTGCCCACCCATGTGCCATTTGCCAAAGTGGCCAACTCGGTACCCTGCTTCGGAGAATAATCGCGGCAGCGTCACCGCTTCGGGGTCGAGCCAGTTGACGATGCCTCGCTGGTGGTTCAACTCCCGACGAGCAAGGTAAGAGGTAATACGGTGCCGCGCTGGGTAGTTGCCGGTGGTCAGCGAGGTTCGCGAAGGGGAGCAAATCGGTGCGTTCACGTAGAAGTTCGTGAATCGCAGCCCCTCTCGTGCGAGCTGATCGATGTTCTGTGTTTCCACCGCTTCTCCACCGAAGCACGACAGATCGGTCCACCCCATGTCGTCGATGAACACCATCACCACGTTCGGCGATGGTTTGCCCTCGCGATGCAAGCGAGGCAGCCCGTACACGCGTTGTTGATCGCCCTGCTCTTCCATCCAGGTGTCAAGCAGTTGGCTCATCTTCGTTACTCGATCGGCCTGATCGCTCTCGGCAATCAAGTTGTGAGTTTCGTCGGGATCGTTCTGCAGGTCGTACAATTCTTCGCGCGGGCGCTGCAGGTAGCGATGCACGACGTCGGCCGCGTGCTGATCGTACTTGGCTTTCTTTTCCCAACTCGGCCAATAAGGCGAGTCGTTCACCACGTCGGTGACGTGCGAGCGGAACTCGAACTCCGGATGCAAGTTACGAATGTACTTGTAGCGGGCATCGCGAATACTGCGCGACGGATACACGTTGAAATTGCCATCGCCACTGTGAGCGGTGTAGATGTAGTCGCGGTGCGAGTCGGACTTGCCTTCCAGCACTGGCACCATCGACTTGCCGTCAATCGACTCGGGAGGCGTGCCACCCGCGGCTTCAACAATCGTCGGCAAGATATCGACCCACGACACCATGGCCGCAGTCTGCTCCCCTTGCTTGATGTGCTCAGGCCACACGGCAACCATCGGGGTGCGAATGCCATCGTCGTAGAGGTTCCACTTGCTGAAGGGCCACTGTGCACCATGGTCGCTGGTGTGCAAAAACAGTGTATTGTCGCCGAGCTTTCGATAGGCGGTGTCGAACACAAAGCCGAGTTCATCGTCCATCGTGCGGATGGCTTGGTAATACATCCCTCGCGCGCGAGTCGTTTCGGGCGTCTCGACATGTTTGGCCGGAATCTGCACCTTATCGAGATCAATGGTGCTCGGCTTCGGCCAAGGGACGTGCGGCCAGTTCGTACCGACGAACAAACACAGTGGTCGTTCATCCTTGCGATTCTCGAGCCATTTCATCGCTTCGCTCACCGCGACGTCGTCGTGATAGTTAAAGTGGCGAGCGATGTCGAACCCGTATTCGGGCGTTTGATTGTAATGGCCCACTTTGCCAAACGACACGACCTGGTAGCCTAAATCGTGCAAATAGGCCGGCAGCTTCTTGATGTCGGCTCGCGGCCGGGCGTGATTGCGTTCGGCCCCGTTGCGGGCGGGCATCAAGCCAGTGAGCAGCGCCGCCCGACTGGGAGCACACGAAGGAGAGGCAACGAACGCATGCTCGAACATCATCCCCTGCTGGGCAATTCGCTCCATGTTGGGAGTCGACATATCGGGCGAACCGTACAGCGACGAGTCGGCGCGCGTATGATCGTCGGAAAGAAACACCACGATGTTTGGTGGGGGATCGGCCTGGGCTGCCGAGGCAGCAACGACCAGAGTCAATAACAGGGAACTAAAGACAAAATGCTTCCTGAGAATACGCTTGTGCATCGTTCATCCGCCTGGGAGGCCCAACGTTTAATGCCATCAACACTACGGCAACCACGTCTGGAGCCTCTACGAGTCATTCGTTGTTTACTCTAGCCACCGATCTGGCGGCTCTCGCTCTCTACTATTCTAAATCAAAACGTTTTATGAGATAGGACGACACGTCAACGACCTCGCGATCGGAAAGTGACCGATTAAAAATCAACACTTCGCCTAAATCGCCGTGAAAGATCATCGAACCATCGTCGTAAATCGGATGTTGGCCGAATAGCTTACGTGAGGTCCCACCGACATCGACCACCGCTTGCTGCGTTGCCGCTTCCTGGCCATTCACGTACAAACTCAAGGTACGCGACTCTGGATTATGTCGAAATCCGACGACCAACGGTTCGCCGGTCTGCGCACGCTCGAAAGCCCCCACTTCGCTCACAATCGAAGTTCGACTCCCCTGCTCGTACCCCGAGAACACATGGCCAATAATGGCATGACGACCATCGCGGTTGCCATCGCGGGCGAAGATTTGAAACACGCCTGGATCCACTCTGTCGCCGACTGACTGCGGAATACGCTGTGGGGGGCCGTTGTAGTTCAAGATCGGCTGAAAGACGGGATTCGCATCGTTCAGCGCGAAGACCACAAACGCGGTTTGTTCATTCGCGGTGTACAGTGGAGGAGTCAGCAGAAAGGCACCTTCGCCGCCAAAACGCAGCGAGGGTTTCCCGTTCAAACCATCTTCGGTAAGCACCGGGCGGTACTTGGCCGCTGGTTGCAAAGCGTCTTCCGCCGAACTATTCGGCACCACTAGAAGATCGCGCCAGCAAATCACTCCGTTCTGGTCGTCGGTCTCCACGAACCGATCGGCCGCCAGCCACAGCACGAGTCCATCCCGGATCTGCAAATCGGGCACCTGATCGTCGCTCAGGAGTTCGCGGCTGCGCCAGGCAAACTTCGACTCATTGGCCTTGAACTCATCGAGCGAGATTCCTCCCACCGAGTAGCGACATGCCTGATCTTTCTGTAGCACGATCGATTTCTTGGGCGTCGAATCGGTCGCCCCACGCGCCTGGAAGGCGACTTCGCCCTCGAACACGTGCACTTCCGAACCACCGGCGGAATCGACCGAAACCCCGAACGCAGTGCCGAGATCGATAACCACACCGCTAGGTGTCGATACTTTAAATCCAAACGAGGCTTCCACCGAGACATCGCCCACCACCAACGTGAACGCAGCGTCGTCGTCGATCTTCAGTGTGCAAGGACCGCGGGCCGATACCTTGGCTCCGGAGTCAAAAATCAGCTCCGCCCGTCCTTCTTCTAGCGATAACTCGGAACCAGGAACCAGCGCGGTGCCTTCGCGGAACGACTTTTTGGTCCACTCGCAGTTCGTCAGTCTTCCCAAATAGGCCGAGGCATTCACCGGGCGGACCATCGAGGGCTCGGCAACAGGCTTTTGATCGGATTCAGAGTTCTGTTCTATCGCGACCTGATTCCCGTTTCCCGGTCCTGACCAAATGTAAGTCCATACTCCCCACCCCATCACCAGCGCTAGCGAGGCAGCTAACATTCCCTGCACCAGATGCGAGTTCCACCAGCGAGCCTCAGCAGCACTTGGCGGTTGAGAGTTCGTCGCGGGTAACTCGTGTGCGGCGATCGAACGAAGCAGACTATCCGCATCAGCCGCAGCAGAGGCTGGTTGGTCGGTCGATTCGTCGGCAAACATCGCCTGCATGCCTTCGATACGCTGCAAATCGCGCATGGAGACTTGCCAAACGAGCCACTGCGACAACGCTTCGGCGGCGTCGGGCTGTTCGTTGACCCATACGGAGATCATCTGGAATCCCTGCTCCGAGAGATTTCCGTCTAGATAGTCTTCGAGGTGATCGTGGATAGGTTCGGGAATATTCATCAGACTCTGGTCGGTGCCTCCAAGATCCGCCTTGGACAGGTTCGACAGTAATTGGCTATTCTAAGGGGTCGCTAAGCGGCGTTTCACACAAAGCAGCAATATTTTTCGAATCCGGTAGAGCTGTCCTTTGACACTTGCTACCGATTTACCTTGTTTCTCTGCAATATCAGCTAGGTCGCTGTCGCTGCCGTATCGCATTCGCAACAGCGACCGCCGATCAGGCGACAAGGCTTGCACGCATGCGTGCAACGCTTCGCGTTGGTACTCCGATGCGGGGGCGGGGTTTTGTTCCAGGTGGGCCTGGATCAGGTGAATCATGTCGTCGCCAAATGCCAGGCGGTCGCGACTTTTCTTGCGAAAGTACATGAGAGCCTGATTGCGGGCGATGCCCAACGCCCAGGCCACAAATGGTCTTTCGGGATCGTACTTGTGGTAGTCGCGCGCCACACAGACCGCGACCTCCTGCAGCACATCCTCGGCATCGTGCAACGAGCCAATCTTCGCCAGCAGCAACGCAAACACGGCTGTACGCGCACGCTCCCACTGAGCCGCCAAGCCTTCCCCATCGCTGGAGGGACCTGGAGACCCCGCGTCGTGGGGGGACTCGTCGAATTCCGCGTCGTGATCCATGTACTAGCAATGCTACCTGCTGAACGGAAGCCTCGCGAGCGGCACCTAGCGCTACCGCCTGACAAGTGGCCGGATGTTCGGTCTATGGAGTATTTGCAACCGAGCAGCCAAGGTCGCAGACATTCTTAGGGAATTTCTCAAAACTTCAGGTTCCAGAAAAAAACCGCGCTACTTCTTCCTGCTAAGCGGCAAATACATCCACAAAGGCGGAGTCGACCAGACTAGCAAACCTGGTCATCACTCTTTTCTGTGAAACTCACCAACCAGGCGACATCGGCCAGCTTGCTCGTTCCTTCGGTGCGCTGACCGACCTCTCCGGTTGCTTCCCCATAACAGGCAGTCGCACTAGTCTTGGAAAGGAACACTATGGACCGGCGTACTCTTCGGCGGCAATCCCCGCGTTTTCCCGTCGTCTCGGGTTTTACCCTTGTGGAGCTATTGGTCGTGATTGCGATCATCGGCATCCTCGTTGCTCTGTTGCTGCCAGCCGTGCAGGCCGCGCGCGAAGCAGGGCGTCGCAGCTCCTGTCAGAACAAAATGCGGCAATTGGCAATTGCCATTCAAAACTTCGAGAGCGCCTACGGGCACTTCCCCGAGATCCCCCCCGCCGGTTTGGAAGGCGAGTCGTTCTTTATCCAGATCCTGCCGTTCATCGAGGGTTCGGCCGTTGCAGATAAGTACGACCCCAACGTGCAAGCCCGCAAGCAGTTGCGAAACGTGTTCAGCCAACCAGAACCTACGGTGCTCTGCCCGTCGGACGAGCCTGTGCAAGTGCTGTTTGCCAAAGGCTTCGATGCGTCGAACGCTGGCACCGGTGATACCGCGTACGACTACAAAGGCAACTATGGCATCAACTGGGGAACCAGCCGCTTTAAACAAAACATGCCGGTTTGGAACTTCACGACCCAAAGCAACGAACCTGGCGAACCGGGCCCCTTTGAGCCTGGCAAAGAGATTGGCTTCCGTCGCATCACCGACGGCTCCAGCAACACGCTGGCCCTGATCGAAATGCTGGCCGCACCGACTGGCGGACAAAGTGAAGGAGTCGCCGGCATCGACCGCCGCGCCCGCATTTGGATTCCCGGATCGGCAACCTACCAGATTTCGACCTTGCTGTTGCCCAATAGCACTGCCTGCGGAGGTAGCGGTGGTGGTCGTGGAACCGGCAACACCGTGGTCGATCCGAAAACCGGCTGCGGCAAAGACATGGGCTTCTGCATCGACCGCCCCGACATTGGATTGCCTTGCAATCGTGGGAGCGACAGCGTTTCCGACGCAAATAGTTACACCCTCGCTGGGCGTAGCCACCACCCTGGCGGAATCGATACCGCCCGCTGCGACGCTTCGGTGAGTTTCGTGAGCGACGATATCGACCTACCCGTCTGGCGGGCACTTGCAAGTCGCGCGGGTGGCGAAGTGGTTGCGAAGTAATACCTCACACATCGAGAACCTCGATATGGCGAAGCCGCCACACTCTCGCAGGTTCCCACGAATTGATTCATCTTATCTTCCAAGGAGCACATCATGACAACCGCCGCGAGAAATGTTCCATCGCAGTGGGCACTGCAATCTCTTTTGACGTTTACCTGGGCTAGTTTCTGTGCGTTGCTGGCAGTGCTTTACGCCACGACGGTGTCGGCCAACACGGTGAGCTGGAACAATGGTACCGGTTCGTTTACCGGCTCGCCCAACTGGTCCTACAACTCGGCCGGCACGCTCACTACCACCGACAACCCATTCAACTTAGTTGGAGCTGCCGGAGGTTCTGGCGGCGAGAACATCCTGCTCATTGGTAACGAAGGCGACGTCACCCTCAACGTCGCTAACCAGGGGCCCTTTTCCGACAATTCTCTCTATGAACTGCGAATCGGCACACTTGCCGGTGAAGCCGACCTCTCGGCCCTCGACGGTGGTGCCAACTACCAAGGCAATGGTACTCTCACGGTTAACAACGTCGGACTCATCCTCTTTAACGACGGTGTCGGCTCAGGCAATCTCATCATCGGTGGAGCCGATGGCATCTCGGGCACGATGAATTGGAACTCGTCCGAAACACTGCTCGCCAATGGTCAGCTGCGTGTCGGACAGAATGGCGTCGGTGTGTTTCACCAGAATGGTGGCTCGGTTCAAGTTGCGACCACTTCGCTGGCAACTCCTGCTACTCGCATAGGCACCGGTGTCGGTACCGGCACTTACAACCTGAACGATGGTAGTTTACAAATCGGCTCGGCCGACGATGGCACCGGGCTCGAAGCGGTCGCTACGCTTGACATTGGTTACGGCAGCAACGCAACCGGTACCCTAAACCTCGGCGACTCCGTTGGCAGCAGCGGCTCGGCTTCGCTCTCCACCTGGGGCGACGTGGTGATCGGTGGCAGCAACGGCCTACTAAACATCGCCTCCGATGGTGAGCTGCTGGTGAACTACGCCAGCGGACGTGCAAACTCGGCTCGTATTCTTATCGGCAACGGAGGCGGCGACACCGGGGCGATCCTCCAAGATGGCGGCACCCTGCACAGCGACGGCTTGATGCGTCTGGGGTTCAACACCGGCACTGCTTCATACACCCTGAATGGCTCCGCGGGATCGGTCAACGTTCGCGCGTTCGAAGCCTACCAAAACGTCGACATCAACTTCAATCTCGACGCCGGCGGTGCCACGCCGATCGTGGTCGATGGAAATACCAGCACCGCGGGTGACACTGCAGCGGGTAATTCGGTGACGCTCAGCAATCCTACGCTAAACATTACCGGCCTTACTAGTTACTCCTCGCTATCCGATATCCTGCTGTTCGAACAAGCCGACGCGTCGGCGTCGCTTTCCGGCAGCTTCAGCAATCTGATTCAAGGCCAGGTGGTTGGTCAAAACTCTGGCGGCAGCTCATTCTACCTCAACCTGTATGGTGGCGATGGCAACGACATCGTCTTGCAGAGCACACTACCGAGCAGTAGCACCGATGGCTTGGTCTGGAACACTAGTGCTGCGAACTTCGATTCAGGCTGGGCTTCGGGCAATGGCAGCTTCGGCGTCGCCAGCTTCCCGGTCGATCCGTTTGCAAACCTCCCAAACCTGTACCTTGGCAACAGTGGTACCGCGACGTTCGACGACACCACCAACACCAACTCTGGCACAACCGTGCAGAACATGTTTATCGGCACCAACCAGGCAGCGGCGATTATTGCAGGACGCAACGGAAACGGCACTTTGACCGTCAACGGTTCACAAGACCTCACCATCGACGACTCTGCCGCCAATGGCGCAACCGGCTTCTTCACGGTTGGCGAGCAAGGCTTCACCGGAACCGTCAACTGGAATAGCACCGGCACGCTCGACGCCCAAGGGAAATTCCGGGTTGGTCGGGATGGGGGAACCGGCGTGTTCAATCAGAGCAATGGTATCGTCCTGGGCGGCACCACTGGCGGCGGCGGAAAGTATCTGGCTATTGGCGACAGCCCCGGCAGCGTAGGTACTTACAATCTTAACGGCGGTGCTCTGTATCCCGATGGCCAAGGGGGCGGCGCGACCCTACGCCAGTTCCGAGTTGGCTACAGTCAGGCAACCGGCACCCTGAAAGTGGGTGACGGCCTCGGCGCCGCCAGCAGTGCATTGTTTGAGAGCGAAGACGATCTCTGGATCGGCGGCAACAATGGCAATGGTACCCTGATCATCGAGTCGGATGGCGAAGTCCACCTCGTCGGCAATAACGCACCGCTGTTTATTGGTTACCTCGGCGGCGAGCCCGGAGCTCAAGGCCTTGGTGTGCAAAATGGTGGTACGCTCATTACTGAAGCAGTTTTCTCGATTGGTCAAGGCGAAGGCTCCGTGGGCGAATACCAGCTCAACGGCGGTTCCGTTCTCGCGGCCAACGATGGCGGCGGCGACGTCCGTATCGGCGGCGGCGGTGGCAACGGAACCCTCCGTGTTTCTGGCACCGCTAGCTTCTCGACGCTAGGCAACTTGTTCATTGCCGAAGCAGGCGGGCAAGGCACCGTAGGGCTCTTGGAACTCACCGGCAGCCAGGCAAGTTTCACCGTGAATCGCTTCGAAAACGCGCCCGGCACCGGCGGCCCTGGCAATGGCAACGACGAAACCATTCGCTGGGTGGCCGACAACAATGGCATTACCCCGATTGTGATCGCTGCTACTTCAGGCACCAACGTGCTGCAATTGCAGGATCCCGTGGAAGTCACCGCAAACACTGGCACCAACGGCAGCGGCGACCTCACCGGCGACGGTATTGCACTCGAGCTTGATCTCTCGGCACTCACTGGCGATCACACCCTTACGCTTATGGACAACCAGAGCGAGGAAGAAGTAATCGGATTCTTCGAACTCGGTGATACGCTGGATCTCTACGAGGAAGGCGAGGCAATTCTCGACACCGGCTTCAACGGCACCGTCACCATCTCGTACCTCGGCGGCACCGGCAACGATGTCATCCTGTCGCTGATCGCTAACAGTGCCTTGTTCGGCGATTACAACGACGATGGCATGGTCGACCTGGCCGACTACACCGTATGGCGCGACAACCTCGGCGCCTCGCTCACCCTGCCTGGCGAAGACCCAAGTCAAACGCCAGGCCAGGTAACGATGGAGGACTACAACGTATGGAAGAGCAACTTTGGCCAAAGCCTCTCGGCTTCGGTTAGTAGTCACAATGTTCCCGAACCGTCAAGTGTCGCTCTCGTCGCGTTCTCACTTTTCGTGGTGGTTGGATTGACGAGTAAGTCTCGCAAGGCTGATCGTGCAGCCTGAGGTTCCGTCTGAGCCCACCCCCTCCTCATTGTTCTTATTCGATGGCAATTTGTATCACACCCAGGGAGAACTGACTCATGAAACGGCTATTTGCCATACTCACTGTTCTAACAGCAACTAGGTCGTGTTGACATTCATGCCAAGCTGATCATGAGTGACGCCAGGCAGAGGAATCCATCGTAGTTTCGATCAGTTTTATCGTATCGTGTAGCGACCCTACGGTAGTGTTTTAACCGGTTGAAGAACCGCTCCACGACATTTCGGAGTTTATAGCGTGTGCGATCGTACCTTTTCTGTCGAAACCCACGGCGAGTCGGAATCACCGGCTTCGCGCCTTGGCGACGAATCTGATCGCGAAACCAATGGCAATCATACCCTTTGTCGGCGACGACGTATTCGGGAGTTAGTCCTTCCAGCAGCGTTTCTGCTTGGTGCATGTCGTGTCGGTTGCCACCCGTCAAAGTCAGACGAACCGGGCGGCCATCGCCCGTTACCGCGGCGTGGACTTTCGTTCCCCAACCTCCGCGCGAGCGGCCCATGGCTTCGCCACCGAGCCCCCTTTTACGCCCGCTGCGTGTTGATGGGCTCGGACCGTTGTCGAGTCGAGTAGCAAGTGCTCCA containing:
- a CDS encoding DUF1559 domain-containing protein: MDRRTLRRQSPRFPVVSGFTLVELLVVIAIIGILVALLLPAVQAAREAGRRSSCQNKMRQLAIAIQNFESAYGHFPEIPPAGLEGESFFIQILPFIEGSAVADKYDPNVQARKQLRNVFSQPEPTVLCPSDEPVQVLFAKGFDASNAGTGDTAYDYKGNYGINWGTSRFKQNMPVWNFTTQSNEPGEPGPFEPGKEIGFRRITDGSSNTLALIEMLAAPTGGQSEGVAGIDRRARIWIPGSATYQISTLLLPNSTACGGSGGGRGTGNTVVDPKTGCGKDMGFCIDRPDIGLPCNRGSDSVSDANSYTLAGRSHHPGGIDTARCDASVSFVSDDIDLPVWRALASRAGGEVVAK
- a CDS encoding IS5 family transposase (programmed frameshift); translated protein: MRRHELTDEQWLKIRGHLPGKSGDPGRTAASNRRFVNAVLWIARTGAPWRDLPTRFGPWNSVFQRFNRWCKRGVWRQVLETLGEEPDLEHLLLDSTTVRAHQHAAGVKGGSVAKPMGRSRGGWGTKVHAAVTGDGRPVRLTLTGGNRHDMHQAETLLEGLTPEYVVADKGYDCHWFRDQIRRQGAKPVIPTRRGFRQKRYDRTRYKLRNVVERFFNRLKHYRRVATRYDKTDRNYDGFLCLASLMISLA
- a CDS encoding sigma-70 family RNA polymerase sigma factor, with product MDHDAEFDESPHDAGSPGPSSDGEGLAAQWERARTAVFALLLAKIGSLHDAEDVLQEVAVCVARDYHKYDPERPFVAWALGIARNQALMYFRKKSRDRLAFGDDMIHLIQAHLEQNPAPASEYQREALHACVQALSPDRRSLLRMRYGSDSDLADIAEKQGKSVASVKGQLYRIRKILLLCVKRRLATP
- a CDS encoding beta strand repeat-containing protein — its product is MTTAARNVPSQWALQSLLTFTWASFCALLAVLYATTVSANTVSWNNGTGSFTGSPNWSYNSAGTLTTTDNPFNLVGAAGGSGGENILLIGNEGDVTLNVANQGPFSDNSLYELRIGTLAGEADLSALDGGANYQGNGTLTVNNVGLILFNDGVGSGNLIIGGADGISGTMNWNSSETLLANGQLRVGQNGVGVFHQNGGSVQVATTSLATPATRIGTGVGTGTYNLNDGSLQIGSADDGTGLEAVATLDIGYGSNATGTLNLGDSVGSSGSASLSTWGDVVIGGSNGLLNIASDGELLVNYASGRANSARILIGNGGGDTGAILQDGGTLHSDGLMRLGFNTGTASYTLNGSAGSVNVRAFEAYQNVDINFNLDAGGATPIVVDGNTSTAGDTAAGNSVTLSNPTLNITGLTSYSSLSDILLFEQADASASLSGSFSNLIQGQVVGQNSGGSSFYLNLYGGDGNDIVLQSTLPSSSTDGLVWNTSAANFDSGWASGNGSFGVASFPVDPFANLPNLYLGNSGTATFDDTTNTNSGTTVQNMFIGTNQAAAIIAGRNGNGTLTVNGSQDLTIDDSAANGATGFFTVGEQGFTGTVNWNSTGTLDAQGKFRVGRDGGTGVFNQSNGIVLGGTTGGGGKYLAIGDSPGSVGTYNLNGGALYPDGQGGGATLRQFRVGYSQATGTLKVGDGLGAASSALFESEDDLWIGGNNGNGTLIIESDGEVHLVGNNAPLFIGYLGGEPGAQGLGVQNGGTLITEAVFSIGQGEGSVGEYQLNGGSVLAANDGGGDVRIGGGGGNGTLRVSGTASFSTLGNLFIAEAGGQGTVGLLELTGSQASFTVNRFENAPGTGGPGNGNDETIRWVADNNGITPIVIAATSGTNVLQLQDPVEVTANTGTNGSGDLTGDGIALELDLSALTGDHTLTLMDNQSEEEVIGFFELGDTLDLYEEGEAILDTGFNGTVTISYLGGTGNDVILSLIANSALFGDYNDDGMVDLADYTVWRDNLGASLTLPGEDPSQTPGQVTMEDYNVWKSNFGQSLSASVSSHNVPEPSSVALVAFSLFVVVGLTSKSRKADRAA
- a CDS encoding sulfatase-like hydrolase/transferase, whose product is MHKRILRKHFVFSSLLLTLVVAASAAQADPPPNIVVFLSDDHTRADSSLYGSPDMSTPNMERIAQQGMMFEHAFVASPSCAPSRAALLTGLMPARNGAERNHARPRADIKKLPAYLHDLGYQVVSFGKVGHYNQTPEYGFDIARHFNYHDDVAVSEAMKWLENRKDERPLCLFVGTNWPHVPWPKPSTIDLDKVQIPAKHVETPETTRARGMYYQAIRTMDDELGFVFDTAYRKLGDNTLFLHTSDHGAQWPFSKWNLYDDGIRTPMVAVWPEHIKQGEQTAAMVSWVDILPTIVEAAGGTPPESIDGKSMVPVLEGKSDSHRDYIYTAHSGDGNFNVYPSRSIRDARYKYIRNLHPEFEFRSHVTDVVNDSPYWPSWEKKAKYDQHAADVVHRYLQRPREELYDLQNDPDETHNLIAESDQADRVTKMSQLLDTWMEEQGDQQRVYGLPRLHREGKPSPNVVMVFIDDMGWTDLSCFGGEAVETQNIDQLAREGLRFTNFYVNAPICSPSRTSLTTGNYPARHRITSYLARRELNHQRGIVNWLDPEAVTLPRLFSEAGYRVGHFGKWHMGGQRDVAEAPLVTEYGFDASLTNFEGLGPRVLPLCYDGKSTEPHRHDLGSATLGHGPIEWEDRSIITQRFTQRALQFIDESVAADKPFYINVWPDDVHSPFFPPLEQRGEGGKRKLYQAVLKSMDEQLAPLFDRVRNDPKLRDNTIIVLASDNGPEPGAGTSEPLRGAKGSLYEGGIRSPLIVWGPGLVQPEAAGTTNETTIVSSVDLVASLTTLGHLNPPESYQCDGEDLLAVLLGMSDAQRSGPLFWRRPPDRPGPKNDPNPDLAVRENQWKLVTNIDGSNTQLFNLKRDPSETKDVSSRNPRVTERLKRNVLNWNRGLPEDAIGVPPASNAKSNAKQAETTESS
- a CDS encoding LamG-like jellyroll fold domain-containing protein, whose amino-acid sequence is MNIPEPIHDHLEDYLDGNLSEQGFQMISVWVNEQPDAAEALSQWLVWQVSMRDLQRIEGMQAMFADESTDQPASAAADADSLLRSIAAHELPATNSQPPSAAEARWWNSHLVQGMLAASLALVMGWGVWTYIWSGPGNGNQVAIEQNSESDQKPVAEPSMVRPVNASAYLGRLTNCEWTKKSFREGTALVPGSELSLEEGRAELIFDSGAKVSARGPCTLKIDDDAAFTLVVGDVSVEASFGFKVSTPSGVVIDLGTAFGVSVDSAGGSEVHVFEGEVAFQARGATDSTPKKSIVLQKDQACRYSVGGISLDEFKANESKFAWRSRELLSDDQVPDLQIRDGLVLWLAADRFVETDDQNGVICWRDLLVVPNSSAEDALQPAAKYRPVLTEDGLNGKPSLRFGGEGAFLLTPPLYTANEQTAFVVFALNDANPVFQPILNYNGPPQRIPQSVGDRVDPGVFQIFARDGNRDGRHAIIGHVFSGYEQGSRTSIVSEVGAFERAQTGEPLVVGFRHNPESRTLSLYVNGQEAATQQAVVDVGGTSRKLFGQHPIYDDGSMIFHGDLGEVLIFNRSLSDREVVDVSSYLIKRFDLE